The Globicephala melas chromosome X, mGloMel1.2, whole genome shotgun sequence genome window below encodes:
- the CXHXorf66 gene encoding LOW QUALITY PROTEIN: uncharacterized protein CXorf66 homolog (The sequence of the model RefSeq protein was modified relative to this genomic sequence to represent the inferred CDS: inserted 1 base in 1 codon; substituted 1 base at 1 genomic stop codon) gives MNLFIYVLLLPIWTNTCLNTNQSDEPSTTGAKHRESMETKLDNFRRHLLIIIIGVMIIAFVYTCFCFLHYYCMSDDAPKAGTVKKEGVMAKSSRSSKILFGDSKTVSLCSPEKQSMLSGIDKLSGLSSPGKASAPSSTEKLIRPLSQEKSSHQEKSHRXHSLEKARKQAHAHXLVNQVSSSYPNKANRPPWLASLQYLVRPTKTPCSPYPQNQSLPKPSSLQKLTKRHRHPILKRSVSAGRADVLSRPQPVKSCLCYKEKCLVCRAASEFFVNNISEAKKKNTQNPPFPRELKPFSKSFHKIDSRHNALCGNANDSHMMTDYSDGDSDKEITIICNIKCKEVIYKTTHEIIKGSIKIKTTHEEANLHQLFYAHRPLRP, from the exons AtgaatctttttatttatgtCCTACTTTTACCCATTTGGACAAATACTTGTTTAAATACAAACCAAAGTGATGAACCGTCTACTACAG GAGCCAAGCACCGTGAATCAATGGAGACCAAACTGGACAATTTTAGGAGACATCTACTCATTATCATAATTGGTGTTATGATCATAGCTTTTGTTTATACCTGTTTTTGCTTTCTCCATTATTACTGTATGAGCGATGATGCCCCCAAAGCAGGAAC gGTCAAGAAAGAAGGTGTAATGGCTAAGTCATCCAGGTCATCCAAAATATTATTCGGTGACTCCAAGACAGTTAGTCTGTGCAGTCCAGAAAAACAATCCATGCTGTCCGGTATAGACAAGCTATCTGGGCTCTCAAGTCCAGGAAAGGCATCTGCACCATCCAGCACAGAAAAGTTAATCAGACCTTTGAGTCAAGAGAAGTCATCCCACCAGGAAAAGTCACATA AACACAGTCTAGAAAAGGCACGTAAGCAGGCTCATGCCCATTAGCTAGTCAATCAAGTCAGTTCATCCTATCCCAATAAGGCCAACAGGCCACCTTGGCTAGCCAGTCTACAATATCTGGTCAGGCCAACCAAAACTCCTTGTTCACCCTATCCACAAAATCAAAGCTTGCCCAAGCCATCCAGTTTACAGAAACTCACCAAACGCCACAGACATCCTATTCTAAAGAGGTCAGTTAGTGCAGGTAGGGCAGACGTATTATCTAGGCCTCAACCAGTCAAGTCTTGTCTATGCTACAAGGAAAAATGCCTTGTTTGCAGAGCTGCTTCTGAGTTTTTCGTCAATAATATTTCAGAGGCGAAGAAGAAGAATACTCAAAACCCACCTTTTCCACGTGAACTGAAGCCTTTTTCCAAGTCCTTTCATAAGATAGATTCCAGACACAATGCACTCTGTGGCAATGCGAATGACAGTCATATGATGACAGACTACAGTGATGGTGACAGTGACAAGGAGATAACCATTATCTGCAACATAAAATGCAAGGAAGTCATCTATAAAACCACCCATGAAATAATTAAGggctcaataaaaattaaaaccacccaTGAAGAAGCAAACTTACACCAACTGTTTTATGCTCACCGTCCTTTAAGACCCTGA